Proteins encoded by one window of Arachis ipaensis cultivar K30076 chromosome B04, Araip1.1, whole genome shotgun sequence:
- the LOC107638550 gene encoding calcium-binding protein 39 isoform X2: MSFFFKASRPKTPQEVAKAIKESLMALDTKTVAEVKALEKALEEVEKNFATMRTMLSGDGESEPNLEQVSQLVEELCKEDVLTLIIHKLPTLGWEARKDLVHCWTILLKHKVDDKHCCVEYVEQHLELLDFLVVCYDNKEIALTCGTMLRECIKFQTLSRYILESATFVLFFKFVELPTFDVASDAFSTFKFFDLYEKLLTSPNYVTRRQSLKLLSDFLLEAPNSQIMRRYILEVRYLKVMMTLLTDSSKNIQLSAFHIFKVFVANPNKPQDVKLILAKNREKLVDLLQNLSPGKGAEDEQFEEEKEFIIKEIEKISV; encoded by the exons ATGTCTTTCTTCTTCAAAGCCTCTCGGCCGAAAACGCCGCAGGAGGTGGCGAAGGCCATCAAGGAGAGCCTCATGGCCCTTGATACCAAAACCGTTGCTGAAGTTAAAGCCCTTGAGAAG GCTTTAGAGGAAGTTGAAAAGAATTTTGCAACGATGAGAACCATGCTTTCTGGAGATGGAGAGTCAGAACCAAATCTGGAACAGGTTTCACAGCTAGTGGAGGAACTCTGCAAGGAGGATGTTCTGACTCTTATAATTCACAAGCTTCCTACACTTGGATGGGAA GCAAGAAAGGATTTAGTTCATTGTTGGACAATATTATTGAAACATAAGGTTGATGACAAGCATTGCTGCGTAGAATACGTTGAACAACACCTTGAATTGCTAGACTTTCTTGTTGTATG TTATGATAATAAAGAAATTGCCTTGACATGTGGCACAATGTTGAGGGAGTGCATCAAGTTTCAAACAC tttccAGGTACATATTGGAATCTGCAACCTTTGTGTTGTTCTTTAAATTTGTAGAGTTGCCTACCTTCGATGTTGCATCTGATGCATTTTCTACCTTTAAG TTCTTTGATCTATACGAGAAACTCTTAACATCACCTAATTATGTCACGAGGAGGCAGTCTTTAAAG CTTCTTTCGGATTTTCTCTTGGAAGCTCCCAATTCTCAAATAATGAGGCGATACATATTAGAAGTTCGTTACCTGAAAGTCATGATGACTTTGTTGACG GATTCAAGTAAAAACATTCAATTATCAGCTTTCCACATATTCAAG GTTTTCGTTGCTAATCCCAATAAGCCTCAAGACGTAAAACTTATCTTGGCGAAGAACCGGGAGAAGCTGGTAGATCTGCTTCAGAATCTGTCTCCGGGAAAAG GTGCAGAAGATGAGCAATTTGAAGAGGAAAAGGAGTTTATCATCAAGGAAATTGAAAAAATATCAGTCTAA
- the LOC107638550 gene encoding calcium-binding protein 39 isoform X1, protein MSFFFKASRPKTPQEVAKAIKESLMALDTKTVAEVKALEKALEEVEKNFATMRTMLSGDGESEPNLEQVSQLVEELCKEDVLTLIIHKLPTLGWEARKDLVHCWTILLKHKVDDKHCCVEYVEQHLELLDFLVVCYDNKEIALTCGTMLRECIKFQTLSRYILESATFVLFFKFVELPTFDVASDAFSTFKDLLTKHANVVYQFLTAHYDEFFDLYEKLLTSPNYVTRRQSLKLLSDFLLEAPNSQIMRRYILEVRYLKVMMTLLTDSSKNIQLSAFHIFKVFVANPNKPQDVKLILAKNREKLVDLLQNLSPGKGAEDEQFEEEKEFIIKEIEKISV, encoded by the exons ATGTCTTTCTTCTTCAAAGCCTCTCGGCCGAAAACGCCGCAGGAGGTGGCGAAGGCCATCAAGGAGAGCCTCATGGCCCTTGATACCAAAACCGTTGCTGAAGTTAAAGCCCTTGAGAAG GCTTTAGAGGAAGTTGAAAAGAATTTTGCAACGATGAGAACCATGCTTTCTGGAGATGGAGAGTCAGAACCAAATCTGGAACAGGTTTCACAGCTAGTGGAGGAACTCTGCAAGGAGGATGTTCTGACTCTTATAATTCACAAGCTTCCTACACTTGGATGGGAA GCAAGAAAGGATTTAGTTCATTGTTGGACAATATTATTGAAACATAAGGTTGATGACAAGCATTGCTGCGTAGAATACGTTGAACAACACCTTGAATTGCTAGACTTTCTTGTTGTATG TTATGATAATAAAGAAATTGCCTTGACATGTGGCACAATGTTGAGGGAGTGCATCAAGTTTCAAACAC tttccAGGTACATATTGGAATCTGCAACCTTTGTGTTGTTCTTTAAATTTGTAGAGTTGCCTACCTTCGATGTTGCATCTGATGCATTTTCTACCTTTAAG GATCTTCTCACTAAGCATGCAAATGTAGTATATCAATTTTTGACAGCTCACTATGATGAG TTCTTTGATCTATACGAGAAACTCTTAACATCACCTAATTATGTCACGAGGAGGCAGTCTTTAAAG CTTCTTTCGGATTTTCTCTTGGAAGCTCCCAATTCTCAAATAATGAGGCGATACATATTAGAAGTTCGTTACCTGAAAGTCATGATGACTTTGTTGACG GATTCAAGTAAAAACATTCAATTATCAGCTTTCCACATATTCAAG GTTTTCGTTGCTAATCCCAATAAGCCTCAAGACGTAAAACTTATCTTGGCGAAGAACCGGGAGAAGCTGGTAGATCTGCTTCAGAATCTGTCTCCGGGAAAAG GTGCAGAAGATGAGCAATTTGAAGAGGAAAAGGAGTTTATCATCAAGGAAATTGAAAAAATATCAGTCTAA
- the LOC107638549 gene encoding BSD domain-containing protein 1 — MNFFASVFSEEPDSPTHQSEQPDPDHDDNEPPTADAENSSSGDAWSFGGLIQTLASKSESVLENYRRDLEDFSSGLRMETAVIREAASRAVKDLPSSLDAGATVAQESLETVGQAIDDIGFTVWKSTAKIISHGRDSLLAPDFDSSDSDNNNLARNRLSSSGGSFDLKRYSRFDALVRALQNDVNTYVEDPEDLENYEEWKLGFVLGDKGEEIGNLMEENGSVEGIYRKVVPSRTDHDSFWTRYFYRLHKLNQAEEARVKLVNRAISGEEEEDLSWDFDDDDDNDDGYEPKGSSARNAQQQPEVEGGNSADAATGNNAVERISPGEKDLKIESDGKGVTSDSKTDGDDKPAEVEYERNVASPSSVAATVSDGGDGELDMKYEEKEASEVKTDNENGGSCKDSDFSVVSSQPSTHGEEDIGWDEIEDIVSNDENKGDAGGSTSRGDLRKRLTAADQEEDLSWDIEDDDEDVKS, encoded by the coding sequence ATGAACTTCTTCGCGTCCGTCTTCTCCGAGGAACCCGATTCGCCGACACACCAATCCGAACAACCGGATCCAGATCACGATGATAACGAGCCCCCTACTGCGGACGCAGAAAACTCCTCATCCGGCGATGCATGGAGCTTCGGAGGCCTGATCCAAACCCTAGCGTCCAAATCGGAGTCTGTTCTCGAGAACTACCGCCGCGATCTCGAGGATTTCAGCTCCGGACTGAGGATGGAGACTGCGGTGATCCGTGAGGCAGCATCACGTGCCGTCAAGGATCTCCCATCCTCCCTCGACGCCGGCGCCACCGTGGCGCAGGAGTCGCTCGAGACCGTCGGCCAGGCCATAGACGACATCGGCTTCACCGTGTGGAAATCGACGGCTAAGATCATCTCTCACGGTAGAGACTCTCTCCTCGCCCCTGATTTCGATTCCTCAGATTCCGATAACAACAATCTTGCTAGGAATCGGTTGAGTAGTAGCGGCGGTAGTTTTGATTTGAAACGTTATAGTAGGTTTGATGCGCTGGTACGTGCTCTTCAGAACGACGTGAATACCTATGTGGAGGATCCTGAGGATTTGGAAAATTATGAGGAGTGGAAATTAGGGTTTGTGTTGGGGGATAAGGGTGAGGAGATTGGGAATTTGATGGAGGAGAATGGTAGTGTTGAGGGGATTTATAGGAAGGTCGTGCCTAGTAGGACTGATCATGATAGCTTCTGGACTAGGTATTTTTATAGGCTGCATAAACTGAATCAGGCCGAGGAGGCGAGGGTGAAGCTCGTGAATCGCGCAATTTCTGGAGAGGAAGAGGAGGATTTGAGCTGGGACTTCGACGACGATGATGACAATGACGATGGATATGAGCCGAAAGGTAGCTCTGCCAGGAATGCGCAGCAGCAGCCAGAGGTGGAGGGGGGAAATTCTGCTGATGCTGCCACGGGTAACAATGCTGTTGAGAGAATTAGTCCTGGGGAGAAGGATTTGAAGATAGAAAGTGATGGAAAGGGTGTTACTTCTGATTCTAAAACTGATGGTGATGATAAGCCGGCGGAGGTGGAGTATGAAAGGAATGTGGCATCTCCATCTAGTGTTGCTGCAACTGTAAGTGATGGTGGCGATGGTGAGTTAGATATGAAATATGAAGAGAAAGAGGCATCTGAAGTGAAGACAGATAATGAAAATGGAGGATCTTGCAAAGATAGTGATTTTTCTGTGGTTTCAAGCCAGCCTTCCACACATGGGGAAGAAGACATTGGATGGGACGAAATTGAAGATATTGTTAGCAATGATGAAAATAAGGGGGATGCTGGTGGGTCCACAAGTAGGGGTGATTTGCGGAAGAGGTTGACTGCAGCAGACCAAGAGGAGGATCTCAGTTGGGAtattgaagatgatgatgaggatgttAAATCATAA
- the LOC107638551 gene encoding gibberellin 2-beta-dioxygenase 8 (The sequence of the model RefSeq protein was modified relative to this genomic sequence to represent the inferred CDS: added 88 bases not found in genome assembly), whose product MNNLESYPPILRNYCHRYHHHHHDSNIDDVAQDYSDPVPVIDLELLEQEKERFEDACKDWGLFRLVNHGIPLTLLKQLQEEAKELFSMSYETKHATCTESPITYFWGTPALTPTGTALCRGPKNFNWVEGLDVPLGQLSKFQPQLPTLDSIRLLLMEYETHLSRIATTIFKVMVKNLDLNNNNMTMKQYVSRETGMVRMYRYPACSDTSIGWGMEVHTDSSVLSILNQDDQVSGLQVLKDDQWLTVKPISNTLIVNLGDMMQAMSNDKYKSVQHRVRVNKERERISICYFVFPSEGAVIESPNYKPFTYNEFREQVQQDVKALGYKVGLPRFKHSQHF is encoded by the exons TGGCACAGGATTATTCGGATCCTGTGCCAGTCATAGATCTTGAACTTTTAGAACAAGAAAAGGAGAGGTTTGAGGATGCTTGCAAGGATTGGGGGTTGTTCCGTTTGGTCAACCATGGAATTCCGTTGACTTTGCTGAAGCAACTCCAAGAGGAAGCCAAAGAGCTATTTTCTATGTCCTATGAAACAAAGCATGCGACATGCACTGAAAGTCCTATCACATACTTTTGGGGTACCCCTGCCCTTACACCAACGGGTACTGCCCTATGTAGAGGCCCCAAAAATTTCAATTGGGTTGAAGGTCTTGATGTGCCTTTGGGTCAACTCTCTAAGTTCCAACCTCAACTTCCTACACTTGATTCCATCAG ATTGCTTCTAATGGAGTATGAAACCCATCTATCAAGAATTGCAACAACAATATTCAAAGTGATGGTGAAGAACCTTGACCTAAACAATAACAATATGACGATGAAGCAATATGTATCTCGAGAGACAGGAATGGTGCGAATGTATCGATATCCTGCTTGTTCGGACACAAGCATTGGTTGGGGAATGGAGGTTCACACAGATAGCTCAGTGTTGTCCATATTGAACCAAGATGACCAAGTCAGTGGCCTTCAGGTCCTCAAAGATGATCAATGGCTTACTGTCAAACCAATCTCCAATACATTGATTGTCAACCTTGGAGACATGATGCAG GCAATGAGCAATGACAAATACAAGAGTGTGCAACACAGAGTGAGGGTGaacaaggagagagagaggatctcaataTGCTATTTTGTGTTCCCTAGTGAAGGTGCTGTGATTGAGAGCCCAAATTACAAGCCCTTTACTTACAATGAGTTTAGAGAACAAGTACAACAAGACGTCAAGGCCCTTGGCTACAAGGTTGGGCTTCCAAGGTTTAAGCACAGTCAACACTTTTGA